The Nostoc sp. 'Lobaria pulmonaria (5183) cyanobiont' genome window below encodes:
- a CDS encoding CU044_2847 family protein — protein sequence MSNIERLVFEEDGEIYTILFESKETPTVPEVVTPEVDDDKESYGFPGEAFVKIEEVHHQIRAYTKYAIGAFKNLGAAEVEEVTLKFGLKIGGKTGIPFVTEGSAESNFEIEVKCKFPEKKQNSST from the coding sequence ATGTCGAACATAGAACGTTTAGTCTTTGAAGAAGACGGGGAAATCTATACAATTCTGTTCGAGTCAAAGGAAACGCCAACTGTTCCAGAAGTAGTCACACCAGAGGTTGATGACGATAAAGAATCCTACGGTTTTCCGGGAGAAGCATTTGTCAAGATTGAGGAAGTTCACCATCAAATTCGAGCTTATACCAAATATGCCATTGGCGCTTTTAAAAATTTAGGTGCTGCTGAAGTTGAAGAGGTGACTCTGAAGTTTGGCTTGAAGATAGGCGGAAAAACTGGTATCCCTTTCGTAACTGAAGGTTCGGCGGAGAGTAATTTTGAAATTGAGGTGAAGTGTAAATTTCCTGAGAAGAAGCAAAATTCCAGCACTTGA
- a CDS encoding nSTAND1 domain-containing NTPase, whose amino-acid sequence MARYALVVGITDYTNQLSNLTKPATDAEAVERVLKAYGDFEDIAILKGKVSTTKLAEALKTLLQQQAVKNEAVIYFTGHGITVSDSLGTQQAYLATSDLTIVTQGDQIIEQTGGISLLSLNSLIRDSDLSSLVVLLDCCHSGEFLERNLIEKTLTAFISQRDYYFIAACRGFQQAYARRSEQHSIFTTALLAGLLPENTNDHGKVTGDRLFDILATELKSSGQEPIRMGWGRSITLITHNNQRQAQTFEVKEECPYQGLKAFEAEQKQFFFGRKQVVRKILGKLAQKPFVPIIGASGSGKSSVVQAGLIPELDNSVWQILPPIKPGFQPLQELRGVLKAFFPGAKKERLLWELITQQANPLPVILQHLTGADKFLLVVDQFEELFTVSVAEEKQRFIELLTQVVEMTDSRLAVVITMRSDFLEPCSHYPSLNKLIENQLVLIPRITGIDLKETITEPAKLQGHSVEERLVLNILEDVGKEPGYLPLMEFALTRLWEKRDQQKHQLTLEQYENFQGLTGALNLHAENVYLYEDYQQDSPTQERNEQEKGWIKQIFLRLVRTGEGEKDTRQRQPKTELLTIAGNKQEKQKALSELLDEGLVKGRLLVAGKGEQGKAWIDLAHEALIEGWERFAQWRQQDRDLRRLNDRLADALREWLNKGENEKYLMQGGLLAEVRENWEKLEFLSSPQAKNLYQCSDAYEQHQIATLEKALTELRLREKAARVENLLTVQPLESLVLAIQTIGENQEKLPQQILAPVQNSLNQVTNKARVSIPLHGHEDYVNSVAISADGQTIVSGGFDRTVRLWNHQGLPLAEPFRGHQDYVSCATISANGQTIVSGDRDGTVRLWNRQGLSLAEPFRGHEGDVNSVAISTDGQMIVSGGDDGTVRLWNLQGLPLAEPLCGHKGDVRSVVISADGQTIVSGGFDRTVRLWNRQGLSLAEPFRGHEGDVNSVAISTDGQTIVSGGDDGTVRLWNLQGLPLAEPLRGHKGEVISVAISADGQTIVSGGSDRTVRLWNHQGLPLAEPLRGHERAINSVAISADGQTIVSGGFARTVRLWNRQGLPLAEPLRGHEGEVISIAISADGQTIVSGSDDGTVRLWNRQGLPLTEPLRGHEDWVRSIAISTEGQTIVSGGDDGTVRLWNRQGLPLTEPLRGHEGEVISVAISTDGQTIISGGRDGTVRLWNHQGLPLAEQLRGHEGEVISVAISTEGQTIVSGGDNGTVRLWNRQGLPLAEPFRGHEDYVWSVAISTDGQTIVSGGDDGTVRLWNRQGLLLAEPLRGHEGDVYSVAISTDGQTIVSGGDDGTVRLWNRQGLPLAEPLRGHEYYVRSVAISADGQTIVSGGRDGTVRLWRGNWRAWLQVCCDRLRYHPIFTNPQTEEAIAACEVCRKYVWSKEHG is encoded by the coding sequence ATGGCTCGTTACGCGCTTGTTGTTGGCATTACAGATTATACAAATCAGCTTTCCAACCTCACAAAACCAGCTACGGATGCAGAAGCGGTGGAACGAGTACTAAAAGCGTATGGTGATTTTGAGGATATCGCTATTCTCAAAGGGAAAGTTAGTACAACTAAGTTGGCTGAAGCTTTAAAAACACTTTTGCAACAACAAGCAGTTAAAAACGAAGCCGTAATTTACTTTACAGGGCATGGCATCACTGTATCTGACAGCTTAGGAACACAGCAAGCATATCTAGCAACCTCTGACTTGACAATTGTCACTCAAGGCGACCAAATTATTGAACAAACAGGCGGGATTAGTCTTCTGAGTTTGAACAGTTTAATTAGAGATTCCGACTTGAGTAGTCTAGTAGTACTGTTAGATTGCTGTCATAGCGGTGAATTTTTAGAACGCAATCTCATTGAAAAAACTCTTACCGCCTTTATTTCACAGCGCGATTACTACTTTATTGCTGCTTGCAGAGGTTTTCAACAAGCCTATGCCAGAAGAAGCGAACAACACAGTATTTTTACAACAGCTTTGCTGGCTGGTTTGTTACCTGAGAATACTAATGATCATGGAAAAGTGACAGGCGATCGCCTCTTCGATATACTTGCCACAGAACTTAAAAGCAGTGGTCAAGAACCAATCCGCATGGGTTGGGGGCGTTCGATTACTCTAATTACCCACAACAATCAAAGACAAGCTCAAACCTTTGAGGTAAAGGAAGAATGTCCTTATCAAGGTTTAAAAGCCTTTGAAGCGGAACAAAAACAGTTTTTCTTTGGACGCAAGCAGGTAGTGAGGAAGATTCTGGGGAAACTGGCACAGAAGCCCTTTGTTCCGATTATTGGCGCTTCCGGGAGTGGTAAATCTTCTGTAGTTCAGGCGGGTTTGATTCCAGAATTAGATAATAGTGTCTGGCAAATTTTACCGCCAATCAAGCCAGGATTTCAGCCTTTGCAGGAATTGAGAGGAGTTCTGAAAGCATTTTTTCCAGGGGCGAAAAAAGAAAGATTGCTTTGGGAGTTGATTACTCAACAAGCGAATCCTTTACCTGTAATTTTGCAGCATCTCACAGGTGCAGACAAATTTTTATTGGTAGTAGATCAGTTTGAGGAACTATTTACTGTCTCTGTTGCTGAAGAAAAGCAGAGATTTATTGAATTGCTGACTCAGGTAGTTGAGATGACCGATTCGCGGTTGGCGGTTGTGATTACCATGCGATCGGATTTTCTCGAACCATGTTCACACTATCCGTCTTTAAATAAATTGATTGAAAATCAGCTTGTTTTGATACCTCGTATAACTGGAATTGATTTAAAAGAGACAATAACCGAACCTGCTAAACTTCAAGGTCATAGTGTTGAAGAAAGACTAGTACTGAACATTTTAGAAGATGTTGGTAAAGAACCGGGATATTTGCCGTTGATGGAGTTTGCTTTAACTAGACTCTGGGAAAAACGCGACCAACAAAAGCATCAGCTGACCCTAGAACAGTATGAAAACTTCCAAGGATTGACAGGGGCGCTAAATCTTCATGCAGAAAATGTTTATCTTTACGAAGATTATCAGCAGGATTCCCCGACTCAAGAACGAAATGAACAAGAGAAAGGCTGGATTAAGCAAATTTTCCTGCGATTAGTGCGAACCGGAGAGGGAGAAAAGGATACGCGACAACGCCAACCAAAAACTGAACTATTAACCATTGCTGGTAATAAGCAAGAAAAGCAGAAAGCATTAAGTGAATTGCTAGATGAAGGATTGGTGAAAGGACGTTTGCTGGTTGCTGGCAAAGGTGAACAAGGAAAAGCTTGGATTGACTTAGCCCATGAAGCCTTAATTGAGGGTTGGGAGAGGTTTGCCCAATGGCGACAACAAGACCGAGATTTGCGACGGTTGAATGATAGGTTAGCAGATGCATTACGCGAGTGGTTGAACAAAGGGGAGAATGAAAAATACTTAATGCAGGGGGGATTATTGGCAGAGGTGCGGGAAAATTGGGAAAAGCTAGAGTTTTTATCATCGCCTCAAGCCAAGAATTTATATCAATGCAGTGATGCTTATGAACAGCACCAGATCGCTACATTAGAAAAAGCACTCACTGAATTACGATTGCGAGAGAAAGCCGCCAGGGTAGAGAATTTATTGACTGTCCAACCCCTAGAGAGTCTAGTTTTGGCAATTCAAACAATCGGTGAGAATCAAGAGAAACTACCCCAGCAGATTCTTGCACCAGTTCAGAACAGTTTGAATCAGGTGACGAATAAAGCAAGAGTCTCCATTCCTTTGCATGGTCATGAGGATTATGTCAATTCTGTCGCCATCAGCGCCGATGGGCAGACCATTGTAAGTGGCGGTTTTGACCGGACAGTGCGGTTGTGGAACCACCAAGGTCTTCCCTTAGCTGAACCATTCCGTGGTCATCAGGATTATGTCTCTTGTGCCACCATCAGCGCCAATGGGCAGACCATTGTCAGTGGCGATCGTGACGGCACAGTACGATTGTGGAACCGCCAAGGTCTTTCCTTAGCTGAACCATTCCGTGGTCATGAAGGTGATGTCAATTCTGTCGCCATCAGTACTGATGGACAGATGATTGTCAGTGGTGGTGATGACGGCACAGTGCGGTTGTGGAACTTGCAGGGTCTTCCCTTAGCTGAACCATTGTGTGGACATAAGGGTGATGTCAGGTCTGTCGTCATCAGCGCCGATGGGCAGACCATTGTCAGTGGCGGTTTTGACCGCACAGTGCGGTTGTGGAACCGCCAAGGTCTTTCCTTAGCTGAACCATTCCGTGGTCATGAAGGTGATGTCAATTCTGTCGCCATCAGTACTGATGGGCAGACAATTGTCAGTGGTGGTGATGACGGCACAGTGCGGTTGTGGAACTTGCAGGGTCTTCCCTTAGCTGAACCATTGCGTGGACATAAGGGTGAAGTCATTTCTGTCGCCATCAGCGCCGATGGGCAGACTATTGTCAGTGGTGGTAGTGACCGCACAGTACGGTTGTGGAACCACCAAGGTCTTCCCTTAGCTGAACCATTACGTGGTCATGAGCGTGCTATCAATTCTGTGGCCATCAGCGCCGATGGGCAGACCATTGTCAGTGGTGGTTTTGCCCGCACAGTGCGGTTGTGGAACCGCCAAGGTCTTCCCTTAGCTGAACCATTGCGTGGTCATGAGGGTGAAGTCATTTCTATCGCCATCAGCGCCGATGGGCAGACCATTGTCAGTGGTAGTGATGACGGCACAGTACGGTTGTGGAACCGCCAAGGTCTTCCCTTGACTGAACCATTGCGTGGTCATGAGGATTGGGTCAGGTCTATTGCCATCAGCACTGAGGGGCAAACAATTGTCAGTGGTGGTGATGATGGCACAGTACGGTTGTGGAACCGCCAAGGTCTTCCCTTGACTGAACCATTGCGTGGACATGAAGGTGAAGTCATTTCTGTCGCCATCAGCACTGATGGGCAGACCATTATCAGTGGCGGTCGTGACGGTACAGTGCGGTTGTGGAATCACCAGGGTCTTCCCTTAGCTGAACAATTGCGTGGTCATGAGGGTGAAGTCATTTCTGTCGCCATCAGCACTGAGGGGCAAACTATTGTCAGTGGTGGTGATAATGGCACAGTACGATTGTGGAACCGCCAAGGTCTTCCCTTAGCTGAACCATTTCGTGGACATGAGGATTATGTCTGGTCTGTCGCCATCAGCACTGATGGGCAGACAATTGTCAGTGGTGGTGATGACGGCACAGTACGGTTATGGAACCGCCAAGGTCTTCTCTTAGCTGAACCATTGCGTGGACATGAAGGTGATGTCTATTCTGTCGCCATCAGTACTGATGGGCAGACAATTGTCAGTGGTGGTGATGACGGCACAGTGCGGTTGTGGAACCGCCAAGGTCTTCCCTTAGCTGAACCATTGCGTGGTCATGAGTATTATGTCAGGTCTGTGGCCATCAGCGCCGATGGGCAGACGATTGTTAGTGGCGGTCGTGACGGCACGGTACGGTTGTGGCGCGGTAACTGGCGTGCATGGTTGCAAGTCTGTTGCGACAGGTTGCGTTACCATCCGATCTTCACCAATCCGCAAACCGAGGAAGCAATAGCCGCTTGCGAAGTCTGCCGTAAATATGTTTGGAGTAAAGAACATGGGTAG